Part of the Streptomyces sp. WMMC500 genome is shown below.
GTACCTCTACAACGAAGAGAAGCTCAAGAAGGTCTTCGTCATCGACGACAAGAAGACCTACGGCGCCGGCCTCGCCGGCACCTTCGCCGACGAGTTCGAGAAGCTCGGCGGCAAGGTCGTCGGGACCGACCACGTCAACCCCGACGACAAGGACTTCGCGGCCATCGCCACGAAGGTCAAGAACTCCGGCGCCGAGTTCGTCTACTACGGCGGCGAGTACCCGGCCGGCGCCCCGCTGGCCGCCCAGGTCAAGAAGGCCGGGGCCAAGATCCCCACCGTCGGCGGCGACGCGCTGTTCAGCGCCGAGTACGTCGCGCTGGCCAAGGAGAACGCCGAGGGCGACATGGCCAGCTCCGTCGGCGCGCCGCTGACCGAGCTGGACACCGCCAAGGAGTTCATCAAGAACTACGAGGCCGCCGGCTACGAGGACGCCTACGAGGCGTACGGCGGCTACAGCTACGACTCCACCTGGGCCATCATCCAGGCCGTGAAGACCGTCGTCGAAGAGAACGACGGCGAACTGCCCGGTGACACCGACGAGGCCCGCCTCGCCATCACCGAGGCCATGAACGACGTCTCCTTCGAGGGAGTGACCGGCAGCGTCGGGTTCGACGAGTTCGGCGACACCACCAACAAGCAGTTGTCGCTGTACCAGGTCAAGGACGGCGAGCACGTGCCGCTGACCAGCGGCGAGTTCGAAGGCTGACCGGGGCGACCACCACCGCCCATTGATCACACAGACCGCACGCGGCGCGGGGGGCGCACACAGCGCCCCCCGCGCGGCCATATCTGACACCCACTCGGAGGCCCAGCGGTGAACGATCTGCCGCAGCAACTTGCCAACGGCCTGCTACTCGGCGCCTTGTACGGGCTCATAGCCATCGGCTACACGATGGTGTACGGCATCGTCCAGCTCATCAACTTCGCCCACGGCGAGATATTCATGATCGGCGGCTTCGGCGCCCTGACGATGTGGCTCTGGATGCCCGACGGCACCAGCCTGCTCGTCGCCCTGCCACTGATGATCCTGTTGGCCGTCATCTGTTCCGTCCTCGTCGGCGTCGGCGCCGAACGCTTCGCCTACCGCCCCTTGCGCGGCGCACCCCGGCTCGCCCCCCTGATCACCGCGATCGGCCTGTCCATCGCCCTGCAGCAGGCCATCTGGGCCTGGTACCCCGACGCCACGAAGTCCCGGCCCTTCCCGGAGTTCTCCGGCCCCCGCCTCGACTTCGGCGCGTTCACCATCGAACGCGGCGAGCTCTACCTGCTCATCGCCGCCCCCGTGTGCATGATCGCCCTCGGCTTCTTCGTCTCCAAGACCCGCACCGGCCGCGCCATGCAGGCCACCTCGCAGGACCCGGACACGGCCAAGCTCATGGGCATCAACACCGACCGCATCATCGTCATGGCCTTCGCCATCGGCGCCGCCTTCGCCGCCATCGCGGCCATCGCCCACGGCCTGCGCTACGGCGAGGTCAACTTCAAGATGGGCTTCATCGCCGGCCTCAAGGCCTTCACCGCCGCCGTCCTCGGCGGCATCGGCAACATCTACGGCGCCATGATCGGCGGCGTCGTCCTCGGCCTCTCCGAGGCCCTGGCCACCGCCTACATCGCCGACATCCCCGGCATGGAACAACTCGGCGGCGGTGCCTGGAAGGACGTCTGGGCGTTCGTCCTGCTCATTCTCGTACTGCTCTTGCGGCCCCAGGGCCTGCTGGGCGAACGCGTCGCGGATCGGGCGTGATAGCGATGACCACCCTGGAGAACACCACCGCATCCGCCACCGCCCCCGCGGGCGGCGCGCTGCCCCTGCCGCCGGGCACCGCCCGGCTCCTCGCCTACGGCGGCGCCGTAGGCACCCTCATCTCCACCTTCCTCTCGTGGACCTACACGGAGGAGTTCCCCGGCAACCTCACGGTCTACGGATACCCCGGCGGCCTGCAGCTCCTGACGCTCACCGGCGCCCTGCTCACCCTGCTGTTCCTGCTCTCCGGCAGCGGCGTGCGCGGCCTGCGCTGGCTCACCCCCGCCGGGCCCCACAGCGCGGTACGGCTGCTCGCGCTCGGCACCCTCGGCGTCACCGGCTACACCGTCGGCGCCATCATCAAGAACCTCGGCGGCCTGATCAACGTCGACCCCGGCGGCTACATCGCCGTCGCCATGGCCCTGACCGCCGCCGTCGGCGCCCTCGGGCTGCCCTCCGACGTCCCCGTGGACACCGAGAAGCCGCCCGCCAACCCCTGGGAACGGCTCGTACACTCGCTGAAGGCACCGACCCCCGGGAAGCTGAAGGACCTGCCCGGCTGGGTGGAGATCGTCATCATCTCCGTCTCCTTCGCCCTCGGCCTGTACGTCTTCACGTTCGGAATCGACACCGACTACGCCGAACTCTTCATCGGCTACATGGTGCTCGTCTCCTTCGCGTTCCCCGCCGTGGGCCGCGCCGGCCTCACCCGGCAACTGGGCCAGCTCACCAGCAAGCACCGCAACGTGACCGTGACCGCGGCCTTCGTCGCCGCCTTCGCCTTCCCGTTCACCCAGAGCAACGACGCCTACGCCAGCATCGGCACCAACATCCTCATCTTCGCCACCGTGGCGCTCGGCCTCAACGTCGTCGTCGGCCTCGCGGGCCTGCTCGACCTCGGCTACGTCGCCTTCCTCGGCGTCGGCGCCTACACCGCGGCCCTCGTCTCCGGCGCGCCCACCTCCACCATCGGGGTCACCTTCCCGTTCTGGGCGGCCGTGCTCACCGGCGCCGCCGCATCGCTCGTCTTCGGCGTCCTCATCGGCGCCCCCACCCTGCGGCTGCGCGGCGACTACCTCGCCATCGTCACCCTCGGCTTCGGCGAGATCTTCCGCATCGGCGTGCAGAACCTCGACGGCGACTCCGGCCCCGACATCACCAACGGGCCCAACGGCATCCCGAACATCCCCGAACTGGAGCTCTTCGGCTTCAACCTCGGCGAGGAACACACCATCCTCGGCACCGAGCTGGGCCGGTTCTCCAACTACTTCCTGCTCATGCTGGTGTTCACGGTCGTGATCGTCACGATCTTCCGGCGCGCGGACCAGTCGCGCATCGGCCGCGCCTGGGTCGCCATCCGCGAGGACGAGACCGCCGCGCGGGCCATGGGCATCAACGCCTTCCGGCTCAAGCTCCTCGCCTTCGCGCTCGGCGCCACCCTGGCCGGCATGGCGGGCACCGTACAGGCACACGTGACCTACACCGTCACGCCCACCCAGTACAAGTTCGTCGAAGCCGTACCGCCCAACTCCGCGTTCCTGCTCGCAGCCGTGATCCTCGGCGGCATGGGCACCGTCAGCGGCCCGCTCATCGGCGCGTCGCTGCTCTACCTGATCCCCGCCAAGCTGCAGTTCGTGCAGGAATACCAACTGCTGCTCTTCGGCGTGGCGCTCGTCCTGCTCATGCGCTTCCGCCCGGAGGGCCTCATCGCCGACCGCAGGAAGCAACTGGAGTTCCACGACACCGGTCAGCTCGACGTGCCCAAGGAAGATACCGGCCTCAGCAAGGTGGGGGTGTGACACCGATGGCCAGCGACACCATCCCCGCCAGGGAACCGGCGGTCGGCGGCACCGTCCTGGACGCCCGCGGCGTCACCATGCGCTTCGGCGGCCTCACCGCCGTACGCAACGTCGACCTCACCGTCGACCAGGGCGAGATCGTCGGCCTCATCGGCCCCAACGGCGCCGGCAAGACCACCTTCTTCAACTGCATGACCGGGCTGTACATCCCCACCGAGGGCACCGTCCGGTACCGGGGCACGGTCCTGCCACACCGCTCCCACCGCGTCACCGAGGCGGGCGTCGCCCGTACCTTCCAGAACATCCGTCTCTTCGCCAACATGACGGTCCTGGAAAACGTCCTCGTCGGCCGGCACACCCGCACCAGCGAAGGGCTGTGGTCCGCACTCCTGCGCGGCCCCGGCTTCAAGAAGGCGGAAACCACGTCCGAAGCGCGCGCCATGGAACTCCTGGAGTTCACCGGGCTGGCCGCCAAACGCGACCACCTCGCCCGCAACCTCCCCTACGGCGAACAGCGCAAGCTGGAAATCGCCCGGGCACTGGCGAGCGAACCCGGACTGCTGCTCCTCGACGAGCCCACCGCGGGCATGAACCCGCAGGAGACCCGGGCCACCCGCGAACTGGTCTTCGCGATCCGCGAACAGGGCATCTCGGTGCTCGTCATCGAGCACGACATGCGGTTCATCTTCGGGCTCTGCGACCGCGTCGCCGTCCTCGTCCAGGGCGAAAAACTGGTCGAGGGGACCCCGGAAGTCGTCCAGAGCGACGACCGCGTCGTCGCCGCGTACCTCGGGACCCCCTTCGAGGGCGCCCCCGAGGACGAGGGCGCCGCCGAGGTCGCCGCCGCCGAGCAGGCGCGCGCCCGGGACACCGGGAGCGGCAGCACCACCAAGACCAGCAAGGAGGGCGACGCGTGACCGCGCTACTGCAGGTCGACGACCTGAAGGTCGCCTACGGCAAGATCGAAGCCGTCAAAGGCATCTCGTTCAGCGTCCAGAAGGGCGAGGTCGTCACCCTCATCGGCACCAACGGCGCCGGCAAGACGACGACCCTGCGCACCCTCTCCGGACTCCTGAAGCCCGCCGGCGGAAAGATCTTCTTCGACGGCCAGCCCCTCGACGGCATCGGCGCCCACAAGATCGTCGCCATGGGCCTCGCCCACTCCCCGGAGGGCCGCCGGCTCTT
Proteins encoded:
- a CDS encoding branched-chain amino acid ABC transporter substrate-binding protein: MRHRSLLILTTAVTAGALTLSACGSRDDDSEDGGGGDGTTVVIGLDAPLTGDLSALGIGIQNSAELAVKTANENEEVKGVTFELEPLDDVAQAQQGQQNATKLVGNEDVMGVVGPLNSDVGQSMQKVFADADLVQVSPANTNPALTQGEEWQSGEKTRPFDTYFRVATTDAIQGPYTAQYLYNEEKLKKVFVIDDKKTYGAGLAGTFADEFEKLGGKVVGTDHVNPDDKDFAAIATKVKNSGAEFVYYGGEYPAGAPLAAQVKKAGAKIPTVGGDALFSAEYVALAKENAEGDMASSVGAPLTELDTAKEFIKNYEAAGYEDAYEAYGGYSYDSTWAIIQAVKTVVEENDGELPGDTDEARLAITEAMNDVSFEGVTGSVGFDEFGDTTNKQLSLYQVKDGEHVPLTSGEFEG
- a CDS encoding branched-chain amino acid ABC transporter permease; this encodes MNDLPQQLANGLLLGALYGLIAIGYTMVYGIVQLINFAHGEIFMIGGFGALTMWLWMPDGTSLLVALPLMILLAVICSVLVGVGAERFAYRPLRGAPRLAPLITAIGLSIALQQAIWAWYPDATKSRPFPEFSGPRLDFGAFTIERGELYLLIAAPVCMIALGFFVSKTRTGRAMQATSQDPDTAKLMGINTDRIIVMAFAIGAAFAAIAAIAHGLRYGEVNFKMGFIAGLKAFTAAVLGGIGNIYGAMIGGVVLGLSEALATAYIADIPGMEQLGGGAWKDVWAFVLLILVLLLRPQGLLGERVADRA
- a CDS encoding branched-chain amino acid ABC transporter permease; translation: MTTLENTTASATAPAGGALPLPPGTARLLAYGGAVGTLISTFLSWTYTEEFPGNLTVYGYPGGLQLLTLTGALLTLLFLLSGSGVRGLRWLTPAGPHSAVRLLALGTLGVTGYTVGAIIKNLGGLINVDPGGYIAVAMALTAAVGALGLPSDVPVDTEKPPANPWERLVHSLKAPTPGKLKDLPGWVEIVIISVSFALGLYVFTFGIDTDYAELFIGYMVLVSFAFPAVGRAGLTRQLGQLTSKHRNVTVTAAFVAAFAFPFTQSNDAYASIGTNILIFATVALGLNVVVGLAGLLDLGYVAFLGVGAYTAALVSGAPTSTIGVTFPFWAAVLTGAAASLVFGVLIGAPTLRLRGDYLAIVTLGFGEIFRIGVQNLDGDSGPDITNGPNGIPNIPELELFGFNLGEEHTILGTELGRFSNYFLLMLVFTVVIVTIFRRADQSRIGRAWVAIREDETAARAMGINAFRLKLLAFALGATLAGMAGTVQAHVTYTVTPTQYKFVEAVPPNSAFLLAAVILGGMGTVSGPLIGASLLYLIPAKLQFVQEYQLLLFGVALVLLMRFRPEGLIADRRKQLEFHDTGQLDVPKEDTGLSKVGV
- a CDS encoding ABC transporter ATP-binding protein codes for the protein MASDTIPAREPAVGGTVLDARGVTMRFGGLTAVRNVDLTVDQGEIVGLIGPNGAGKTTFFNCMTGLYIPTEGTVRYRGTVLPHRSHRVTEAGVARTFQNIRLFANMTVLENVLVGRHTRTSEGLWSALLRGPGFKKAETTSEARAMELLEFTGLAAKRDHLARNLPYGEQRKLEIARALASEPGLLLLDEPTAGMNPQETRATRELVFAIREQGISVLVIEHDMRFIFGLCDRVAVLVQGEKLVEGTPEVVQSDDRVVAAYLGTPFEGAPEDEGAAEVAAAEQARARDTGSGSTTKTSKEGDA